From a region of the Arachis ipaensis cultivar K30076 chromosome B09, Araip1.1, whole genome shotgun sequence genome:
- the LOC107619360 gene encoding glycine-rich RNA-binding protein 6, mitochondrial — protein sequence MMAFFSGAQRFLRQSSIVVASHFTSTRFTSTLTSPKLFISGLSRLTTDEKLTEAFSPFGQLLQAKVITDRASGRSKGFGFVTYATIEDAEKARAGMNAKFIDGWVIFVDPAKPREPRPPQQPESQPSGAGFTVNKTIGWCG from the exons ATGATGGCGTTCTTCAGTGGAGCTCAGCGATTTCTCCGCCAGTCTTCTATAGTTGTGGCCTCCCACTTCACCTCTACTCGTTTCACTTCGACTCTtacttccccaaaactcttcatcaGCG GTCTTTCAAGACTGACAACAGATGAAAAACTTACTGAAGCGTTTTCTCCTTTCGGGCAGCTGCTTCAAG CAAAGGTTATAACCGATAGAGCCTCTGGACGGTCAAAGGGATTTGGATTTGTAACTTATGCGACCATAGAAGATGCTGAAAAGGCGAGAGCCGGAATGAATGCTAAATTTATTGATGGATGGGTTATATTTGTTGATCCTGCCAAACCAAGAGAGCCCAGACCtcctcagcagccagagtctcaGCCCTCTGGAGCTGGTTTCACGGTTAACAAGACAATTGGATGGTGTGGTTGA
- the LOC107616485 gene encoding uncharacterized protein LOC107616485: protein MTSRVKSATSNGTQPLDSGSQEVTPLKEKLTIDNPFSEDIVKFQMPKNFVLPTALKPYEGFGDLRVHIKKFQSMMFFNSASDPIFCRSFPTFLDHAVLFWFSKIPTGSISCFEELARSFIDYFAASKIYVHGSDYLSTIKQGPHKSLKDYMTTFAKATMEIPDLGPEVHLHALKSGLRPGKFQETIAVTKPKTLAEFREKATGQMEIEELREAWQTKKQQPRRDEKNNQGHTQARSLKSLSN from the coding sequence ATGACCTCAAGAGTCAAGAGTGCGACCTCAAACGGCACGCAACCTCTGGACTCGGGCTCCCAGGAGGTCACTCCACTGAAAGAGAAGTTGACGATAGACAACCCCTTTTCGGAGGATATTGTCAAGTTCCAAATGCCAAAGAATTTTGTTCTACCTACAGCACTCAAGCCCTATGAAGGATTTGGAGATCTCCGTGTTCACATTAAAAAGTTTCAATCCATGATGTTCTTTAACAGTGCCTCTGACCCTATATTCTGTCGGTCTTTTCCAACTTTTTTGGATCATGctgttttattttggttttctaagaTTCCTACAGGTTCAATATCTTGTTTCGAGGAACTGGCAAGGTCCTTCATTGACTATTTTGCAGCTTCAAAGATATACGTACATGGGTCCGACTACCTCAGCACTATCAAACAAGGCCCGCATAAAAGCTTGAAGGACTATATGACGACGTTTGCCAAAGCAACTATGGAGATCCCCGACCTCGGCCCTGAGGTACACCTACACGCACTAAAGAGTGGCCTCCGCCCTGGGAAGTTCCAGGAAACCATCGCTGTCACCAAGCCGAAAACACTAGCAGAATTCCGAGAAAAAGCTACAGGTCAAATGGAGATCGAAGAACTCCGTGAAGCTTGGCAGACGAAAAAACAGCAACCCCGTCGAGATGAAAAAAACAACCAAGGTCACACACAAGCAAGGAGCTTAAAAAGCCTTTCAAACTGA